The following DNA comes from Candidatus Obscuribacterales bacterium.
TTCAGGGTTCTCGTCGCAATATTGGTCAAACGAAGTTTTGGGCTGTTCTTTGCTCCTTTTGTGGGCTGCTTCAGCTTGCAGTTCTTCTACAGCGTCCCATGCAGCAGCACATTCCCCAGAGGAAGCACCTTCAGTGCTGCATACGGCCCGTGCCTGTTCACGTTCTTGCTCAATTTGGTTGTGGATATCGCTCATAGCTTTTCGTTATGGTTATGACTTATCTCAGTACATGTGGGTGGTCTACCCTGGACTATCTTAGTCTGAAACCTTCGAGGTCGTGAATGTGAAAACCCCGAACCCTGCCGTGTAACGGCTGACCCTAGAACCCATTCACGCATTTAGCCTCCACAAATGGCAATCCTATTATCTTTAGATTTGCCGTGGCTAGACTCTAGATCATTCGCTGTAGACAGAGAGACCCAACCCCTCCTAATCCCTATGCTACTGTGCGATCGCCCCTCTGCTCGTCAATAATGTTACCAAACTCACCGGAAGGCGATCGCTGAGAAGGGCTTGATCTTGCATGGGATTGATCAACGCCTCAGAGCTCTTAACTTCTCTGTTGACCCGTTTTCCTAGAGAATAGGGAGAACGCTACGACAGTTCGTATTGTGACTCGGCGAACTAGTACTATGACTGATCCTATGAAATGGGCCAACGCCCTCTCCACCCGCCCCTCCCTTGAAGCCGCTATTCAGGAGGTCGTTGAAAACGCAACCCAGCAGTTGAAGACACCCGCCGACCTAGCGATTGTTTTCATCTCGTCTGCCTACGCCAGTGAATTTCCGCGTCTGATGCCGCTCTTGCGCGAGTAC
Coding sequences within:
- a CDS encoding Calvin cycle protein CP12, which encodes MSDIHNQIEQEREQARAVCSTEGASSGECAAAWDAVEELQAEAAHKRSKEQPKTSFDQYCDENPE